CATGGCCTTGGGCAGCGCCGTGTTGTTGCGGGCCTGTTCGCCCTTGGGTGCGATCTGCACGGTTCCGGTGTCCTTGTCGGATCAGGTGGAGTAGGCGCTGTTCTCGTGCACGTAGTCGGCGGTGAGGTCGTTGGTCCACAGGGACGCGCTGGCCTCGCCGGCGTTCAGGTGCGCGGTGATGACGACCTCGCGGCCTGCCATGTCGACCAGGTCGCGGTCCTCCCCGACGCTGCCGTTGCGGCACACCCAGACGCCGTTGATGGCGACGTCCAGCTCGTTCGGGTCGAAGGTGGCAGTGGTGGTGCCGATGGCGGCCAGCACCCGGCCCCAGTTCGGGTCCTCGCCGTGGATGGCGCACTTGAGCAGGTTGTTGCGGCTGATCGTGCGGGCGACGTCGACTGCCTCCTCCTCGGTGGCGGCGCCGGTGACGTCGATGCGGATGTCCTTGCTGGCGCCTTCGGCGTCGGCGATCAGCTGGCGGGCGAGGTCCGCGCTGACGGTGCGGACGGCCTCGGCGAACTCGGCCTCGTCCGGCACGACGCCGGAGGCGGCGGAGGCGAGCAGCAGCACGGTGTCGTTGGTCGACGCGCAGCCGTCGGAGTCGATCCGGTCGAAGGTGGTGCGGGTGGCGCCGCGCAGGGCGGCGTCCAGGGCGGCGGCGTCGAGGTCCGCGTCGGTGGTGAGGACGACCAGCATGGTGGCCAGGCTCGGGGCGAGCATGCCCGCGCCCTTGGCCATGCCGCCGACCGTCCAGCCCGCCGGGCTGGTGACCTGGGCGGTCTTGTGGACGGTGTCGGTGGTCTTGATGGCGATCGCGGCAGCCTCGCCGCCGGTCGCGCTGAGTTCTCCGGCGGCCAGGGTGACGCCGGGCAGCAGTACGTCCATCGGGAGGCGCACGCCGATCAGGCCGGTGGAGGCGACGGCCACCTCGCCCGCGTTGAGCTTCAGCTCCTCGGCGACCTTCTCGGCGGTGGCGTGGGTGTCCTGGAAGCCGAGCGGGCCGGTGCAGGCGTTGGCGCCACCGGAGTTGAGGACGACGGCGGAGACCCGGCCGCCCTTGAGGACCTGCTCGGACCAGAGGACGGGCGCGGCCTTGACCCGGTTGAAGGTGAAGACGCCGGCGGCGGCGAGCGAGGGGCCGTCGTTGACGACGAGGGCGAGGTCCGGGGTGCCGGAGGCCTTGATACCGGCGGTGACGCCGGCGGCGCGAAAGCCCTTGGCGGCGGTCACGCCCACGTTCGTACTGCTGCTCACGGTGCGACTCCGTTCACGGGAAGGCCCAGTTCCTCGGGCAGGCCGAGGGCGATGTTCATGCTCTGCACCGCGCCGCCCGCGGTGCCCTTGACGAGGTTGTCGATCGCGCTGATCGCGATGATCCGCCCGGCGGTCTCGTCCAGGGCGACCTGGACGAGGGCGGCGTTGGAGCCGTACACGCTGCTGGTCTGCGGCCACTGCCCCTCGGGGAGCAGGTGGACGAACGGCTCGGCCGCGAACGCGTCGGCGTAGGCGGCGCGCAGGCTCTCGGCGGTCGTACCCGGCTTGGCCTTGGCCGAGCAGGTGGCGAGGATGCCGCGCGGCATCGGGACGAGGGTGGGGGTGAAGGAGACGGTGACCGGCTCGCCCGCGAGCGAGGTCAGGTTCTGGGACATCTCCGGGGTGTGCCGGTGTACGCCGCCGACGCCGTACGGGCTGACGCTGCCCATCACCTCGCTGCCGAGCAGGTGGGGCTTGGCCGCCTTGCCCGCACCGGAGGTGCCGGAGGCGGCGACGATGACGGCCTCGGGCTCGGCGAGCCCGGCCGCGTACGCCGGGAACAGGGCGAGGGAGACGGCCGTCGGGTAGCAGCCGGGCACGGCGATCCGGTTGCTGCCCTTCAACGCGGCCCGGTGGCCTGGCAGTTCGGGCAGGCCGTAGGGCCAGGTGCCGGCGTGCGCGGTGCCGTAGAACTGCTCCCAGTCGGCGGCGGCCCGGAGCCGGAAGTCGGCCCCGCAGTCGACGACCAGGACGTTCTGGCCGAGCGCCTCGGCGACGGCCGCGGACTGGCCGTGCGGCAGCGCCAGGAACACCACGTCGTGGTCGGCCAGCACCTCGGGGGTGGTGGGTTCGAGGACGCGGTCGGCGAGCGGGATCAGGTGGGGCTGCAGGGTGCCCAGCCTGGTGCCGGCGTTCGAGCCGGCGGTCAGCGCCCCGATCTCCACCTCGGGGTGGCCGAGCAGCAGGCGCAGCACCTCACCGCCCGCGTACCCGCTCGCGCCGGCGACGGCGACTCGCAATGCCATGGCGTTCCTCCTTCGTCGTGGCATGAATATACGCAGCACGGAAATTTCATGCAAGGAGTCTGTGTGGCGGCCACCCTCGGGCGGGCAGGCCCGGCTCAGCGCTTGACGGCGCGCAGCACCACGAACTTGGGGTTGCCGGCCACGAGTTGGCAGTTGCCGAAGAGCCGGCGCAGCTTGACGTGGTAGCCGAGGTGACGGTTGCCGACCACCCAGAGTTCACCGCCCGGCCGCAGGGCGCGGCGGGCGCCGGTGAACATCCGCCACGCGGTGGCGTCGGTGGTGGCCTGGTGGGAGTGGAACGGCGGGTTGTTCAGGACGAGGTCGACCGAGCCGGGCGCGATCACCTCCGGCGCGAGCGCGTCCGCGGTGAGGAACTCGGCCGGGGCTTCCGGGCCGAGGTTGGTCCGGAAGGTCTCCTCGGCGGAGGCCACCGCCTGGTGGGACTCGTCGACGAACAGCAGCTCGGCGCCCGGGCCGGCCAGCGCGGCGGCCGTACCGACCACGCCGTTGCCGCAGCCGAGGTCGACCACGCGGGCGCCGGGGGCCGGGGTCGGCAGGTGGCCGAGGAAGAAGCGCGTGCCGATGTCGAGGCGCTCGGCGCAGAAGGTGCCGGCGTGGTTGACGACGGTGCGGCCGGACGCCGGGCCGATGTCGCCGGGCAGGGCGTAGCGGTGCGGCCACGGGTTCGGGCCGGGGTCGAGCGCCGGGTCCGGGGTGCAGAAGATCAGCCGGGCCTTGCGGACGGCGAGCGAGGTGCGGGTCGGGCCGAGGATCCGCTCGAAGAGCTGGAGGGTGGAGGTGTGGATCTCGGTGACCATGCCGGTGCCGATCACCACCGTGCCGGGGTGGACGGCGGGGGCGAGCCGGTGCAGCTGGTCCTCCAGCAGGGCGAGGCTCTTGGGGACGCGGACCAGCAGGACGTCGATGCGCCCCGGCGGGGTGTCGCGGGTGGTGAGCAGCCGGGCCGGGTCGACCGCGGCGCCGGCCCGGGCCAGGTTGGCGCGGGTGGCCTCGCGGCCGAGGTGGGAGTCGCCGATCTGGACCGGCTCGTACGCGGCGAGGGCGGTGGCCAGCGCGCCCCAGCGGTCGCCGAGGACGACGACCCTGCGGCCGGCCAGTTCGGTGGCGGCGCCCTCGGCGCTGTCCGTCTCGCCCGCGAGGTGGCGCAGCAGGTACTCGTCGGCGGCGTCCCAGGCGCGCAGCCGCTCGCGCGGGTCCTCCGGAAAGCGGGTGAGCAGGTGGGTGCCCCACGGGGTGGTGAACGGGGTC
The nucleotide sequence above comes from Streptomyces kaniharaensis. Encoded proteins:
- the argJ gene encoding bifunctional glutamate N-acetyltransferase/amino-acid acetyltransferase ArgJ, giving the protein MGVTAAKGFRAAGVTAGIKASGTPDLALVVNDGPSLAAAGVFTFNRVKAAPVLWSEQVLKGGRVSAVVLNSGGANACTGPLGFQDTHATAEKVAEELKLNAGEVAVASTGLIGVRLPMDVLLPGVTLAAGELSATGGEAAAIAIKTTDTVHKTAQVTSPAGWTVGGMAKGAGMLAPSLATMLVVLTTDADLDAAALDAALRGATRTTFDRIDSDGCASTNDTVLLLASAASGVVPDEAEFAEAVRTVSADLARQLIADAEGASKDIRIDVTGAATEEEAVDVARTISRNNLLKCAIHGEDPNWGRVLAAIGTTTATFDPNELDVAINGVWVCRNGSVGEDRDLVDMAGREVVITAHLNAGEASASLWTNDLTADYVHENSAYST
- the argC gene encoding N-acetyl-gamma-glutamyl-phosphate reductase, producing the protein MALRVAVAGASGYAGGEVLRLLLGHPEVEIGALTAGSNAGTRLGTLQPHLIPLADRVLEPTTPEVLADHDVVFLALPHGQSAAVAEALGQNVLVVDCGADFRLRAAADWEQFYGTAHAGTWPYGLPELPGHRAALKGSNRIAVPGCYPTAVSLALFPAYAAGLAEPEAVIVAASGTSGAGKAAKPHLLGSEVMGSVSPYGVGGVHRHTPEMSQNLTSLAGEPVTVSFTPTLVPMPRGILATCSAKAKPGTTAESLRAAYADAFAAEPFVHLLPEGQWPQTSSVYGSNAALVQVALDETAGRIIAISAIDNLVKGTAGGAVQSMNIALGLPEELGLPVNGVAP
- a CDS encoding methyltransferase, which translates into the protein MNRLSTPAAATPFTTPWGTHLLTRFPEDPRERLRAWDAADEYLLRHLAGETDSAEGAATELAGRRVVVLGDRWGALATALAAYEPVQIGDSHLGREATRANLARAGAAVDPARLLTTRDTPPGRIDVLLVRVPKSLALLEDQLHRLAPAVHPGTVVIGTGMVTEIHTSTLQLFERILGPTRTSLAVRKARLIFCTPDPALDPGPNPWPHRYALPGDIGPASGRTVVNHAGTFCAERLDIGTRFFLGHLPTPAPGARVVDLGCGNGVVGTAAALAGPGAELLFVDESHQAVASAEETFRTNLGPEAPAEFLTADALAPEVIAPGSVDLVLNNPPFHSHQATTDATAWRMFTGARRALRPGGELWVVGNRHLGYHVKLRRLFGNCQLVAGNPKFVVLRAVKR